One window of Burkholderia thailandensis E264 genomic DNA carries:
- a CDS encoding PAAR domain-containing protein, with translation MRGVIRIGDSTSHGGRVVTGREGSTVMGRAVACVGDRCTCPMNGHEHCVIVEGDEGVRIEGRAVAFDGHRTSCGATLISSIPTSGRT, from the coding sequence ATGCGCGGCGTGATTCGCATCGGTGATTCGACCTCGCACGGCGGCCGCGTTGTAACCGGCCGCGAGGGTTCGACCGTGATGGGGCGGGCAGTGGCCTGCGTCGGCGACCGCTGCACGTGCCCGATGAATGGACACGAACATTGCGTGATCGTGGAGGGCGACGAAGGCGTGCGAATCGAGGGGCGCGCGGTGGCGTTCGACGGCCATCGGACGTCGTGCGGCGCGACGCTCATCTCGTCGATTCCGACGTCGGGGCGCACATAA